The stretch of DNA CGACCTTGTGGACTTGCGCAGCGCTTCGACCGTGATGCGCATGCAGGTCCTCACGACGGGACAGTGCCTGGGCACAAAAAACCTTCAAGCAAAGGCTGAGTTCGAAATGTACGCCTACGCCGACTATGCGAGACTCAACGAGGAGCGGCGCGACTTGGTGAAGAGCATCAAAGAACGCGGACTGGTTTATGGCTGATGATGTGATCCTCAACAAAGCCGCGAGCATCGAACGATGCCTGCGCCGCATCACCGAAGAATTTGCGGGCGACCGGCAAAACCTGGCCGCCAATCAAACCAAACAAGACGCCATCGTCCTCAACCTGCAACGAGCCTGTGAAACCGCCATCGATCTCGCCATGTATGTGATCAGCCAGCGACGACTCGGTCTTCCCCAAGAAAGTCGTGACGCATTTGCGCTGCTACAAACGGCCGGCATCCTTCCGTCCGAGCTGGCGGGCCGCATGCAGCGCATGGTCGGCTTCCGCAACGTGGCCGTGCACGAATACACCCGCCTCAATCTCGACATCGTCCTCACAATCATCACCAAACATCTGGACGACTTCCGCACCTTCTCCTCGACCATCGTGAAGGCCTGCGCATAGACTGAGCCGGTGCTCTCAGGAGCACCTCGAACGTCACCCGCCTACAAGACCCTTCACTGAGACAGCCCGGGCAAGTCTCGCTTGCAGGGCAGCGATCCCTTCGCGTCGAAGCAACCCAGGGAGGCTCTCCCCCTCAGGTAATAAGAGAAATGTCAGCCGCGCAATGGATTCACTGGGGAGACTGAAGAGCTGTCGCAGAAACCCGACGTTCAGCTCCGACTGATGGATGGGCCAGATCACCGTCCGGGCACACATCAAGAACTTGCCCAGACGATCCCGGTATTCAGCAAAATCGAGCGGAGTGACATATACGGCCTGCGCCATGCCTCCTTGAACAAGCAGCACCACGTCCCAAGGTCGCTCCGCCAGAACGACCGAGGAGGGAAAGTCACGTCCCTTGGACGCAGAAAAGACGAGTCGATTGGATCGATGAGGCGAGAGCAGCTGATACCCATAAGGATAAACGTGCGATGACCAGGTGAGGGGCACATCGGGCCCAATCGACTGCTCGTAGAATCCGCAACAGTGACCTTCACGGTCTCGCACCGGCAGGAGAAGACTGTTATCGGACTCGCCGGCTTTGAGCCGATCTTCCAAGCGACTCAGCCATCCATTGACACCGGCTTGCTCAACCTCGTCAGGACTGAACCCCACCACTCGCAACCGCGCCAAGAGTTGCTTGCCCAGCGCATACGACATCATTCTAATGGAAAATCTTTCTGCCGTTCCAGCAGTAACGCCCTGCTGATCCAACCAGCCGCGAGCCGAGGCTCCTTCCCGACGGCAAATTAGCGACTCCCAAGCAAAATGGTCGATTTCATCGATAATGCAGTGGAATCGTTTCAGCCTCGCTCGCTTACCTTGTAACTCCTCCGAAGCCATGAGCCCCGTCACCTGCCGAACCGATTCCGACAGACTGCGCCCCTCCATGCGCGCATAGAAATCCAGGGCATGCCCACCCGCAAGGCAGTCGGTACAGAAATAGGAATCGTCACGCCCATCGACCAGCAGCGAATCAGTCCCATGGCGGCAGAATGGACAGCTGCCAGTGATGCGGTTAATGCCATCAGGGGTCGGCTTAAGCGTAATGTAGCGTCCGATCAATTCGGCTGCATCGAGATCGTCCAGCAGATTTTCCCACTGTTCGGTCGCCGACACATCAAGCGCGTGGACAGGAATATCAGAAGAAGAATCACCAGACATTGCCAAGTGGCCGATGCTGGACAGGGGCCCGATGCTGGAACATCGTGCGTCGGCGCCGTCACTCTCAGCAGAAAACAGCGAACCAGTCCCTATCACCGCCAAGGTTTTGAACAACATCCTCCTCGTGAACATGACTTTCCCTCCTGCGATTGCACTGAACGATCTTTGATTTCGAATAAGGGAAAGCTTACGACGAGGGTGTGACAGAGAAGGTCACAGAGACAGTTGGAGAACAAAAATGAAGCGGAGTGCCTATATAAAAAATCTAGACAGGACTCAGCAGCTAGACCATCTTCTATTTGCCATGCATGATTTCTTGATTTTACCTAGTCCAGCCAACCACGTTGCTTCAGAGCTGCTATCGCCTCCGCTGATTTAGCGGAAGTCGGGCTCCAACGGCTAAGATGTGGTAACCCAATAAGACGAACATCCAGCGGACCAGACGAGAGCCTATACCTCCCCTTTTGGCCTTTGATAGAAAATGTGCCGTAGGCCTCGATCGGATCACCCAAAGGACTCACACCTTCCAGGTGCTTAGAAAAAAGCTGGTACGCAGACCGGCTGCTCCCTTCCCTGTTGGAAATCGCGATGATGATTTCGGGCCGCACTCGTTCGAGAAACTTTACGTGCCACGGCCATGATTGATTGAAGAGCTCGTCTTTTTTTCCAGCTATACCTGAAGAGTCTGGAGAACGAGCAAAGATTGCGTTGGTCGAAAATATACGCCGCAAGCTCTCACGCCCTCCTGCCATACAACAATTTGCAAACGCCGATATATTGGGCTGCAGGGCCGACTCCCACTTCTCCCCCTCACTCTCCACGAGATAGGCGCTCCAATCCTTCTTGCCGTCTGCGCCATATCTGACACTGAGAGACGCATGGTCTTGCCTATCGGATGGCTTCTCAGCTCCCCCAGGGTTGAGCCCCACGATGTAATATTTCCCCTTCTCCAGCGTCATCCAAGGATTCGAATAGAAGACCGAGAAGGAAGAACGCCCAAGCTTCTCCAGGCTCGTGGCGGTGCTTTCCAAGACTTCCTTTATGAAACAATCCTTGTCCTGGCTCACATCATAGTGATCCATCCTTCGCCACCTCCGTATCTAAGACATCCGTATATCCATCATCGACGATCTTCTTGAAATCAAATCCAGGCAATATGAAATTTGTTTCCACCATTCTCCGAAACAGGTCCTCCCAAAGAAGCAACCCAAACCTGTTGGAGTACTTTAGCTGTGCCAGCTTAGCAGCATTATAGATATTAGTATGGCAACTAATGGGGATAACCAACAGAACTTCCGTCCGGTGCCCGTTTGCCTGCAGATGATCCGAAAACTTCACATACTTCTCCAACTGCACGTTTTCTGCCCTAGCACCCACCGTCTTACATTCGAGAATTAAATGTGTCGAAAAACCGCCGCATTCTGTCGGCGGTAGCCTAACAACAATATCGGGCCGGATTCCCCCCATTGTTGCATCTGCACCGTAATAGTCAGTGAGGCGCGTGGGCTCAATACACAGATCATTCCGACAGACCCCGTCTAAGTGAATGTGGGAGTTTGGTTTTCGTGATTCATACCAAGGCTCTTTTTTCGCATCAGGCAGGCACTGGTAGACGTTCAAAGCACCCGCCCGCTCCTTTTGAGCGCCCAGGTGAAAAAATAACAAGCCTAATACTGCAGTCCAAAATGATTCAGAACAGTGCGGCAACGCATTGGCGGTTTCTGAATCCCCCTTAAACAAATACGTGAGGTTATTACCTTTCGCCATTCGGCACCTCCATCGACCTTATTGCGACAATGCTCGGTCTTCCTAGCTCAAAATTTCACGGCCGCACGCCGCAGCGTAGTAGCACGGCCCTCCGCACCTTGTCGACAGCATTGAGCCGCGCAATAACATCATCAATGTTATTGGCCTGTTCAAATTCCGGCTTCGTCTCGTCAAACTCTCTCCGGCAACTGATCTGCTCCTGAATGACCTGTGCCAGGGACTTGTTCAGGGTGACCTGCATGAGCGAGTCGGCAGGAATCACGATCTACAAAATAAGCGGCAACAGCCATTCCATGACAAGCCTCCTTCGCGGAAGTCATTCACCCATCCACTGATGAAACGGGATCGCCTGACTTATCGCATCCTGCACCGCTTGGTGGCCGCCCGACTGCAGCAAGGAGAGCAGCCCGCCTTCGGACGGTACGGTCATGACATAAAGTTGCCTCGCCTCACGTTCAAATCTTTCAAGAAAACCAAACGCCGTCACCGGCCTCCCTCCTCGGTGATCGAATGCACAGACGAAGTCCTGGCCGGAAGCTAGCAGCGTCCGTAACCGAACGAAATCGGTCGCACTGTCGAACAGGTAGGCCACCTTCTCAATGCCCGCATTGTGCAAGGCGACGACCTCCCAGGGTGTCTCCGCAATCAACAACCTCTGATGGCGGTTGAAATCTTGTGGCCAGACGGGATGGGGAAAGATCAGTCTGCGCAGCCGTCGCTCCGAGATGGATAAGGTGTCCTGCCTCCACCCTGTCTCCAGAGAGCCATGCCCCAAGGTGAGTCTGTGTTTCATGAATCCCCAACGACGCCCGGCCGAGTCGCAAATTGGGATGAGCAGGTGGCCGCCACCGAATCGATCGATCTGCTGCTGCTCACCCTCCTCGTTCACCCGAACCGTTTGCAGCAGTTTGGGAATCACATACCCTGCCGCCACTAAATGGCGGCTTAATAGATCCTCCGGATCGGGCGGGGCATACCCCATCTGAAACCGTTCGATCATGGACGGCGCGATCTCTTGTTTCGCTAGACACTCCCGGGCCACCGCCCCTTCCGGTCTTTCGCAAAGCAGGACATGGTAGAAGCGCTCTGCTTCCTCCAACATCCTGTACGCATGTTCGTTTTCACGGCGACGGCCATTGAGCCCTCCCTCACTCAACAGCGCATCAAGGCGCGCCGCCGCCACCTCATGCGGCAGTCCTTCAGCCCTCGCGTAACACTCAATCGCGGATCCCTCTGCCTCACACCACATGCAGCGAAAAGATTCCGGCCCCACGCGAAAACCCGCCTCGCCGCAAAACAAGCAATGGGAACTGCCCTGGATCAGATTGACCTCGGCTGAACAGGGCATGCTTCGCGCCGAAGCCACGGACGCGACGACCTCCACACAGTCCAAGTCATCCTTGAGGTTTTCCAACCCTTCCAGTTCCAGGAGGGCCCCCTCGCGTCCTGACTGCGAACCATCAGAAACTGGCCCATGCCCATGCGGCGCTTCCGGCACTGAGCCATGAGCGGCCCGATCGAACCATGGCATGAGGGCACTCACCCCGAATGTCGCGGCAGATTTGAAAAGACTCCGTCTCGTCAGCATGACACCCCCTCCCCGGGTACATTGATGAGAGGACGCTACCATGCAGGCGTGACAGAAAATGTCACAGTGCAGCGGGGATGGATTGGACAAAGAGAGGGGCCAAACCGCTCTGATGCCCCGCCATTGGCGATGGGCGAGTTGCCCTCCAACTGCGCGCGTCCAACGAGAACCTTCCCAGGCCGCGCGTTGCGCGAGCAAGGAGGACAACTTGCCCGGCGCCACTTCCCTGAGCTAGTCGATGTTATGGCCCGAGCGGTAACGGCCCAGCGCACCAGTCAGCTGAGCCTTCACAGCCTCAACCAGCACTTGAGGTTCCAGCACCCTCGCCGCCGGCCCCCAGGAGAGAATCCAGGAGGCAAGTTCATCCACTCCGCCCGCGATAAAGGTGGCGATCACGGAGCCGTCCTCCTGAACCTCGCTCTGCTGACTCGGATGCCAGCGGCGCTCCTTCACCAGATAGGCGACATCCGAAGCGAACTGGATGCGGACGGTTTGAGCCGGTTCATCGACCAAGCCGAACAGGCTCTGATAGATCTGATCCAACTTGAGTTCTTCAGGCAGGTTAAATCGATCCTCCATCACCTCCACCGACACAATCCGCTCCACCGCGAACATGCGCAAGGCCTGGGCTCGGTGCGAATAGCCGACCAGATACAATCCAAACTGATACAGCAGAAGCACATAGGGATCCACGCGATGTTCGGCCGGTTCGTCGTAGCCAGGCCTGCGATGTTGAAGGACGACGGTGCACTGCAGGAGTAACGCCTTCTGGAGTTGCTTGAGCACAACCTTCTGCCCCACATAATTCCGCACCGGCACAGAGCGAGGCAGAAACACCTGATTGATGCGCGCCAGGTGATTAACCACCCTGTGAGACAACCCAACCTCGACCTTCTTGATGAGACTGCCGAGATCCTCGACGAACGGCGTGCCCGTCAAATAGTCGAGATGGCGCTTGGCAAAATGCAGCGCCATGAGTTCATAGGGAGACACCATAATCGGCGGGAGCCCCTTATAACCAAGCGGCAGGCGCCAGGTCTTTTCGCCATCACCGTCTGATTGCTCCAGGGGATGCCCTTCTTCATGGATTCGACCCAGATCGCGATAGACCTGCCGCTTCGTCACCTCGAAGGCTTCAGCCAGATCCCGAACCGTCATCGACCGGCTGGCCAGTGCGCGCAACATGCGAGCAAGCCGGTCGGCTTGACTATAGGCTCTGGGACGTCGTCCTCTTTGCGCTACCATCATCCCCCTTCTGCCCCTCTGACTT from Nitrospira sp. encodes:
- a CDS encoding DUF86 domain-containing protein → MADDVILNKAASIERCLRRITEEFAGDRQNLAANQTKQDAIVLNLQRACETAIDLAMYVISQRRLGLPQESRDAFALLQTAGILPSELAGRMQRMVGFRNVAVHEYTRLNLDIVLTIITKHLDDFRTFSSTIVKACA
- a CDS encoding CHC2 zinc finger domain-containing protein, with protein sequence MFTRRMLFKTLAVIGTGSLFSAESDGADARCSSIGPLSSIGHLAMSGDSSSDIPVHALDVSATEQWENLLDDLDAAELIGRYITLKPTPDGINRITGSCPFCRHGTDSLLVDGRDDSYFCTDCLAGGHALDFYARMEGRSLSESVRQVTGLMASEELQGKRARLKRFHCIIDEIDHFAWESLICRREGASARGWLDQQGVTAGTAERFSIRMMSYALGKQLLARLRVVGFSPDEVEQAGVNGWLSRLEDRLKAGESDNSLLLPVRDREGHCCGFYEQSIGPDVPLTWSSHVYPYGYQLLSPHRSNRLVFSASKGRDFPSSVVLAERPWDVVLLVQGGMAQAVYVTPLDFAEYRDRLGKFLMCARTVIWPIHQSELNVGFLRQLFSLPSESIARLTFLLLPEGESLPGLLRREGIAALQARLARAVSVKGLVGG
- a CDS encoding WYL domain-containing protein, which translates into the protein MMVAQRGRRPRAYSQADRLARMLRALASRSMTVRDLAEAFEVTKRQVYRDLGRIHEEGHPLEQSDGDGEKTWRLPLGYKGLPPIMVSPYELMALHFAKRHLDYLTGTPFVEDLGSLIKKVEVGLSHRVVNHLARINQVFLPRSVPVRNYVGQKVVLKQLQKALLLQCTVVLQHRRPGYDEPAEHRVDPYVLLLYQFGLYLVGYSHRAQALRMFAVERIVSVEVMEDRFNLPEELKLDQIYQSLFGLVDEPAQTVRIQFASDVAYLVKERRWHPSQQSEVQEDGSVIATFIAGGVDELASWILSWGPAARVLEPQVLVEAVKAQLTGALGRYRSGHNID